One segment of Tetrapisispora phaffii CBS 4417 chromosome 1, complete genome DNA contains the following:
- the TPHA0A00780 gene encoding uncharacterized protein (similar to Saccharomyces cerevisiae ATG19 (YOL082W); ancestral locus Anc_3.120): MSKYFLSHLIEEYFGIKYAFSTCTIAIKTVFSEDLSILQNTNTDTILDSDKSIKEFSFKCSNGNPGLITVVKNRGHNDHNFANSNDCVMIPRSRWETMVSCIKQLEEFSLSSNGMEREHINNNNNNNNKIGQQKVKYHDTIIDIPESNSKVYDFFSKIETVSELEEVMNGYLKWKEVEQRDNVCDQEINNKNEVVGHPSVRSDISSKPGTDDLVNENQVVLAVEITKSDYLIEFNVIHEGEKDLPSDLRLAYHDESIKINDLPLGKHPLKAGRNKTIKCNTFNLLNTTTGGVTSSNNHTTRQNYIYIYDPSDDSVQYIANIATPQTKVYLEKAPMLSAHNLQKYEMLSSPSLLKEQNNNTQSKSEDDNDIISTTVTNTTLSHNPRNTKSTNSRRISDWEDYELLSDSDI; encoded by the coding sequence atgtCAAAATACTTTCTCAGTCACTTGATTGAAGAATACTTTGGTATTAAATACGCTTTTTCAACGTGTACCATTGCTATAAAGACTGTTTTTAGTGAAGATTTGAgtattttacaaaatacAAACACGGATACAATCTTAGACTCAGATAAAAGCATTAAggaattttcatttaaatgtTCTAATGGAAATCCAGGTTTGATTACTGTGGTTAAGAATCGTGGACATAACGATCATAACTTTGCAAACAGCAATGATTGTGTCATGATTCCGAGATCTAGATGGGAAACAATGGTTAGCTGCATAAAACAATTGGAGGAATTTTCGTTATCTAGCAATGGAATGGAACGAGAGCAtatcaacaacaacaacaacaataataataagataGGACAACAGAAAGTGAAATATCATGATACAATTATTGATATACCTGAATCTAATTCGAAAGtttatgattttttttctaaaattgaaacagtttcagaattagaagaagtTATGAATGGATATTTGAAGTGGAAAGAAGTTGAACAAAGAGACAATGTTTGTGATCAAGAAATTAACAACAAGAATGAAGTTGTAGGACATCCATCTGTTAGATCGGACATATCAAGTAAACCTGGCACTGATGATCTGGTGAACGAAAATCAAGTTGTATTAGCAGTTGAAATAACTAAATCAGACTATCTTATTGAATTCAATGTTATCCATGAAGGAGAAAAAGATCTACCTAGTGATTTAAGACTAGCATATCATGATGAGAGCATAAAAATCAATGATCTACCATTAGGTAAACATCCTTTGAAAGCTGGTCGGAATAAAACAATCAAATGCAATACATtcaatcttttaaatacCACAACAGGAGGGGTTACCAGTTCCAATAACCATACCACAAGACAGAactacatatatatatatgaccCATCGGATGACAGCGTACAATACATTGCAAATATTGCAACTCCACAGACCAAAGTATATTTAGAGAAAGCACCAATGTTGTCAGCTCacaatttacaaaaatacGAAATGCTATCATCGccatcattattaaaagaacaGAACAATAATACTCAATCAAAAAGCgaagatgataatgatattatcaGTACCACCGTCACCAACACAACGTTATCGCATAATCCTCGCAATACTAAAAGCACTAATTCACGTAGAATATCAGATTGGGAAGACTATGAATTATTAAGTGACAGTGATATTTAG